From one Lolium rigidum isolate FL_2022 chromosome 4, APGP_CSIRO_Lrig_0.1, whole genome shotgun sequence genomic stretch:
- the LOC124706066 gene encoding monosaccharide-sensing protein 2-like, which yields MSGAVLVAIAASIGNLLQGWDNATIAGAVLYIKKEFSLETQPLIEGLIVAMSLIGATVITTFSGAVADSFGRRPLLIASAVLYFISGLVMLWAPNVYVLLLARLIDGFGIGLSVTLVPLYISETAPTDIRGLLNTLPQFSGSGGMFLSYCMVFAMSLMPQPEWRVMLGVLSIPSLIYFALTVFYLPESPRWLVSKGRMAEAKRVLQRLRGREDVSGEMALLVEGLGVGKDTHFEEYIIGPDDELADDGLAPDPDKMKLYGPEEGVSWIARPVRGGAQSALGSALGLMSHHGSMVSQGKSIVDPLVTLFGSVHEKMPEVMGSMRSTLFPNFGSMFSMAEQQQAKADWDAESHRDDEDYASDHGADDIEDNLNSPLISRQATSVEGKEIAAPHGSIMGNVGRSSSMQGGDAVSSMGIGGGWQLAWKWTEREGADGQKEGGFQRIYLHEEGVQGDRRGSILSMPGGDVPPGGEYIQAAALVSQPALYSKDIIEQQLAGPAMVHPSETAAKGPKWADLFEPGVKHALFVGIGLQILQQFAGINGVLYYTPQILEQAGVGILLSNIGLSSLSASILISALTTLLMLPSIGIAMRLMDMSGRRFLLLSTIPVLIVALAILVLVNIVDVGTMVHAALSTISVIVYFCFFVMGFGPIPNILCAEIFPTSVRGICIAICALTFWIGDIIVTYTLPVMLNAIGLAGVFGIYAVVCILALVFVYMKVPETKGMPLEVITEFFSVGAKQGKEATD from the exons ATGTCGGGCGCCGTGCTCGTGGCCATAGCGGCCTCCATCGGCAACCTGCTCCAGGGCTGGGATAATGCGACCATCGCAG GTGCTGTCCTGTACATAAAGAAGGAGTTCAGCCTGGAGACGCAGCCGCTGATCGAGGGGCTCATCGTGGCCATGTCGCTCATCGGGGCGACGGTCATCACGACGTTCTCCGGGGCGGTGGCCGATTCCTTCGGCAGGCGGCCGCTGCTGATCGCGTCGGCTGTCCTCTACTTCATCAGCGGCCTGGTGATGCTCTGGGCGCCCAACGTCTACGTGCTGCTCCTGGCGAGGCTCATCGACGGGTTCGGCATCGGTCTGTCCGTCACCCTTGTCCCTCTCTACATCTCGGAGACCGCCCCGACCGACATCAGGGGGCTGCTCAACACGCTGCCGCAGTTCAGCGGGTCCGGAGGGATGTTCCTCTCTTACTGCATGGTGTTTGCCATGTCCCTCATGCCGCAGCCTGAGTGGAGGGTCATGCTTGGGGTTCTGTCCATCCCGTCGCTCATATACTTTGCGCTCACCGTCTTCTACTTGCCTGAATCGCCGAGATGGCTTGTGAGCAAAGGAAGAATGGCCGAGGCCAAGAGAGTATTGCAAAGACTGCGGGGAAGGGAAGATGTCTCAG GCGAAATGGCCCTTCTTGTTGAAGGATTGGGTGTTGGGAAAGACACACACTTTGAGGAATACATAATTGGCCCTGATGACGAGCTTGCTGATGATGGGCTGGCTCCAGATCCAGATAAGATGAAACTCTACGGACCGGAAGAAGGCGTATCTTGGATCGCCCGTCCTGTTAGGGGTGGTGCCCAAAGCGCACTTGGAAGTGCGTTGGGTCTCATGTCTCATCATGGGAGTATGGTTAGTCAGGGTAAATCTATCGTGGACCCTCTAGTCACTCTTTTCGGAAGTGTCCATGAGAAGATGCCTGAGGTAATGGGGAGCATGAGGAGCACACTTTTTCCTAACTTTGGCAGcatgttcagcatggcggaacaGCAGCAAGCTAAAGCTGACTGGGATGCCGAGAGTCATAGGGATGATGAGGACTATGCATCAGATCATGGTGCTGATGACATTGAGGATAACCTCAACAGCCCGCTTATTTCTCGTCAAGCAACAAGTGTGGAAGGAAAAGAGATTGCTGCACCTCATGGAAGCATAATGGGTAATGTGGGTAGAAGTAGTAGTATGCAGGGAGGGGATGCCGTCAGCAGCATGGGCATTGGTGGCGGATGGCAGTTGGCTTGGAAGTGGACTGAGAGAGAAGGTGCAGATGGGCAAAAAGAAGGTGGTTTCCAACGTATTTACTTGCATGAAGAGGGTGTGCAAGGCGACCGGAGGGGCTCTATATTGTCTATGCCAGGAGGCGATGTTCCTCCTGGTGGTGAGTATATCCAGGCAGCTGCTCTAGTGAGCCAACCAGCTCTTTACTCAAAGGATATAATAGAGCAGCAGCTGGCTGGTCCTGCCATGGTACATCCATCTGAGACAGCTGCTAAGGGCCCTAAGTGGGCAGACCTATTTGAACCTGGAGTGAAACATGCACTTTTTGTTGGCATAGGATTACAGATCCTGCAACAG tttGCAGGTATCAATGGAGTTCTCTATTACACTCCTCAGATACTTGAGCAAGCAGGTGTTGGGATTCTTCTATCAAACATTGGACTAAGCTCTTTGTCTGCATCTATTCTTATCAGTGCCTTGACAACCTTGCTGATGCTTCCTAGCATTGGTATTGCCATGAGGCTCATGGATATGTCAGGAAGAAG GTTTCTTCTCCTTTCGACAATCCCTGTCTTGATAGTAGCACTGGCTATCTTGGTTCTGGTCAACATTGTGGATGTTGGAACCATGGTGCATGCTGCACTCTCGACGATCAGCGTCATAGTATATTTCTGCTTCTTCGTTATGGGGTTTGGGCCTATCCCAAATATTCTCTGCGCAGAAATTTTCCCCACCTCTGTCCGGGGCATCTGCATAGCCATCTGTGCCCTAACCTTCTGGATCGGTGACATTATCGTGACATACACTCTTCCCGTGATGCTTAACGCGATTGGACTTGCTGGAGTCTTCGGAATATATGCTGTCGTTTGCATACTGGCTCTTGTATTTGTCTACATGAAGGTGCCTGAGACCAAGGGCATGCCCCTGGAGGTCATTACCGAGTTCTTCTCTGTCGGGGCAAAGCAGGGCAAGGAAGCCACTGATTAG